The following are encoded together in the Leptospira langatensis genome:
- a CDS encoding MotA/TolQ/ExbB proton channel family protein, producing the protein MHNPYINLSVRQWIAIVFIGGFFTVASLPLFSQNNTAAPAAPAAAGTTPADQAATPETPAPAPEPAAPAPPKADVGLWDLFEKGGWTMYPLALSSFVALGIIFERIYFLYTAKLLPKGFNIDLAEKMEKGGLEAAKEFIAANPEYKISDVLKNGLEVSAGDAEIFAKGIEREAAEVITVLERGLVIIAAVSTIAPLIGFLGTVSGMINAFDAIANADQVNAKVVAGGIKEALITTAAGLIIAIPAMTFHQYLTSRIDGFTSEVEEAANRIYKEFLKQNARA; encoded by the coding sequence ATGCATAATCCTTATATTAATCTTTCCGTTCGTCAGTGGATCGCCATTGTCTTCATCGGAGGATTTTTTACTGTTGCTTCTCTTCCTCTATTTTCCCAAAACAATACCGCTGCACCGGCAGCTCCTGCAGCAGCAGGAACTACTCCTGCTGATCAAGCTGCTACTCCTGAAACCCCAGCTCCTGCTCCAGAACCTGCTGCACCGGCTCCTCCGAAAGCAGACGTAGGCCTCTGGGACCTTTTTGAAAAAGGTGGATGGACCATGTATCCCCTGGCCCTTTCTTCTTTTGTAGCATTAGGTATCATCTTCGAAAGGATCTATTTCCTATACACTGCTAAACTTCTTCCTAAGGGTTTCAATATCGACCTAGCGGAGAAGATGGAAAAAGGTGGATTGGAAGCAGCGAAAGAATTCATCGCAGCTAACCCTGAATACAAGATCTCGGACGTTTTGAAAAACGGCCTGGAAGTTTCCGCCGGCGACGCAGAGATCTTCGCAAAAGGGATCGAAAGAGAAGCGGCCGAGGTGATCACTGTTCTCGAAAGAGGTCTTGTGATCATTGCTGCAGTTTCTACCATTGCTCCTCTAATCGGGTTCCTTGGAACCGTTTCCGGTATGATCAACGCGTTCGACGCGATCGCTAACGCGGATCAAGTAAACGCGAAAGTAGTTGCGGGCGGTATCAAAGAGGCTTTGATCACCACTGCTGCGGGTCTAATTATCGCAATTCCTGCGATGACCTTTCACCAGTATTTAACCTCGAGAATCGACGGTTTCACTTCCGAAGTGGAAGAAGCGGCTAACCGCATCTATAAGGAATTCCTGAAACAAAACGCGCGAGCTTAA
- a CDS encoding TonB-dependent receptor, with protein sequence MKKKIIQLVLLLAALTFTHDIFAQNSGVISGQVLDAQTAEPMFGVTAIIRSLNKYGRTDVDGNYDIAGVPDGEYQVEFIMQGMDTQKKKVTVTGGKARANVAMGVKKLETVVVEDRALNDSESSLLKFQKKSAAVSDGISAQAINKTPDSSAGDVIRRVTGITLVGGRFVFVRGLGERYSNTLLNNVPLPSTEPNKRIVPLDLFPASLIKNIIVSKTFIPEEPGEFAGGTVKIETKEYPEEFFVKVGIQTGYNNNTTFQNFKTYSGGGQDWLGLSEGNRKRPDIVTALPGAPFKEVGFGQYGYNSKLITAGSLQFSNQWSPSQINAPMNTGFNFSTGNKFDLGGEKKFGTLFAITYNNDFQFRDEADSLNRAGGVIPGVPIGGANTKLIPFYNYNQKWYVESVNWGAILNNTLQIAAGHRIHFKNFLSVNNDKEVLIYNGNSNASGQTIGAQKLNYIMRNLFTTQLGGDHIFHILGKDTKLDWRVSQSEARRDQPDMRDTIYAVNSTQYGSAPAILQGGTLGSSQFWSNTVDVNRFAGADYEIPFSQWDGLQSKLKVGYSYLDRTRSFNAERYFFREATGGTNLAGGQLPPPYYPLPPEVVYNPVNRGSQGYFVDDATQPTDKYDAKQKLSSYYTQVDMPLHRLVRFVGGLRYENNFQAVKTTNPFDPNAEFFDRFNYKSYLNAYELSIVDPTFRKPYAINANQNVLPAANFIFSPNDKTNVRASYSETLARPDFREMAPFQFFNILGGGIEVGNQYLTRTYIHNYDLRYEFYPKSDEVIAIGVFDKQMASPIEKVMEVDSQFRYTYTNAQSAYVRGVEFEARKSLDMLHEKMQRWSVGINTFFIKSEVSFNDWIYYQVSGTTQRPTNLSRPLQGQSPYVYNVNLRYRFDEKGDHSITLLYNEFGPRINAVGGLGMPDTYERPVGMFDITYVAKFFEKLDIKLSGKNLNDARIKIVQENPIMDSLGGTHTTTNGFNIGSNFVSLGSHGYKGQTINSYRLGPTFTFSATYTFN encoded by the coding sequence ATGAAAAAAAAAATAATCCAGCTGGTGCTCTTATTAGCTGCCCTTACATTTACGCATGATATCTTCGCGCAAAATTCGGGAGTAATATCCGGACAAGTATTGGATGCGCAAACCGCCGAGCCTATGTTCGGGGTTACAGCTATCATTCGGAGCTTAAATAAATACGGCCGTACGGACGTGGACGGTAACTACGATATCGCAGGCGTTCCTGACGGAGAATACCAAGTAGAGTTCATCATGCAAGGGATGGACACTCAAAAGAAGAAGGTGACCGTTACAGGCGGTAAAGCCAGAGCCAACGTGGCCATGGGAGTAAAAAAACTCGAAACCGTCGTAGTAGAAGATAGAGCTCTTAATGATTCTGAATCTTCCTTATTGAAATTCCAGAAGAAGTCTGCGGCAGTTTCTGACGGTATTTCCGCGCAAGCGATCAACAAAACTCCTGACTCCAGTGCGGGTGACGTTATCCGAAGGGTAACAGGTATCACTCTCGTAGGAGGAAGATTCGTGTTCGTTCGAGGCTTAGGAGAAAGATATTCCAACACTCTATTGAACAACGTTCCTCTTCCTTCAACAGAACCGAACAAAAGGATCGTTCCCTTAGACTTATTCCCCGCCTCTCTTATCAAGAACATCATCGTTTCCAAGACTTTCATTCCGGAAGAACCGGGTGAATTCGCGGGTGGAACCGTTAAGATCGAAACCAAAGAGTATCCGGAAGAGTTCTTCGTAAAAGTGGGGATCCAAACCGGTTATAATAATAACACTACATTCCAAAACTTTAAAACATATAGCGGTGGCGGACAGGACTGGCTCGGACTTTCCGAAGGGAACAGAAAAAGACCTGATATCGTGACTGCTTTACCGGGTGCTCCTTTCAAAGAAGTGGGCTTCGGGCAATATGGCTACAACTCTAAACTGATCACTGCAGGATCCTTGCAATTCAGCAACCAATGGTCTCCTAGCCAGATCAATGCCCCCATGAATACAGGATTCAACTTCTCTACAGGAAATAAGTTCGATCTAGGTGGCGAGAAAAAATTCGGGACCTTATTCGCGATCACCTATAACAACGATTTCCAATTTAGGGATGAAGCGGATAGCCTGAACCGTGCCGGCGGTGTGATACCGGGAGTTCCAATCGGTGGGGCGAATACTAAACTGATCCCATTCTATAACTATAACCAAAAATGGTATGTGGAATCCGTAAACTGGGGTGCAATCCTGAACAATACCCTTCAAATCGCTGCCGGTCATAGGATCCATTTTAAGAACTTCTTAAGCGTAAACAACGATAAGGAAGTCTTGATTTACAATGGTAATAGCAATGCCAGTGGCCAAACGATCGGTGCCCAAAAGCTGAACTATATCATGAGAAACCTATTCACCACTCAACTGGGTGGAGATCATATCTTCCATATATTAGGCAAGGATACCAAGCTAGATTGGAGAGTTTCCCAATCCGAAGCAAGAAGGGACCAGCCGGATATGCGAGATACCATCTATGCGGTGAACAGCACCCAATACGGATCAGCACCCGCAATCCTACAAGGGGGAACCTTAGGAAGTAGCCAGTTCTGGTCCAATACTGTGGACGTAAACCGATTTGCTGGCGCGGATTATGAGATCCCATTCAGCCAATGGGACGGACTCCAATCCAAATTGAAAGTAGGTTACAGCTATTTGGATAGAACCAGAAGCTTCAATGCGGAAAGATACTTTTTCCGGGAAGCAACAGGTGGAACGAACCTAGCCGGTGGACAATTACCTCCGCCTTACTACCCTCTTCCTCCCGAAGTGGTCTATAACCCTGTCAACAGAGGGTCTCAAGGTTACTTCGTGGATGATGCAACTCAACCTACTGACAAATACGACGCAAAACAAAAGCTTTCTTCTTATTACACTCAGGTTGACATGCCTTTGCATCGCCTGGTTCGCTTTGTGGGAGGTCTTCGTTATGAGAACAACTTCCAGGCAGTTAAGACGACGAACCCATTCGATCCGAATGCGGAGTTCTTTGACAGATTCAATTACAAATCTTATTTGAATGCATACGAACTTTCTATTGTAGATCCTACATTCAGAAAACCGTATGCAATTAATGCAAACCAGAACGTTCTGCCTGCTGCGAACTTTATCTTCAGCCCGAATGACAAGACGAACGTAAGAGCTTCCTACTCGGAAACCCTGGCAAGACCGGACTTCCGGGAAATGGCACCCTTCCAGTTCTTCAATATCTTGGGAGGAGGTATCGAGGTCGGTAACCAATACTTAACCAGGACCTATATCCACAACTACGACCTAAGATATGAATTCTATCCTAAGTCGGATGAGGTCATTGCTATCGGTGTCTTTGACAAGCAAATGGCTTCCCCAATCGAGAAGGTAATGGAAGTGGATTCCCAGTTCCGTTATACGTATACGAACGCTCAATCTGCCTATGTAAGAGGGGTCGAATTCGAAGCTAGAAAGTCCTTAGATATGTTGCATGAAAAGATGCAAAGATGGTCCGTGGGTATCAATACCTTCTTTATCAAATCGGAAGTCTCCTTTAACGACTGGATCTATTACCAAGTCAGTGGTACTACCCAAAGACCTACAAACTTAAGTCGCCCTTTGCAAGGCCAGTCTCCCTATGTATATAACGTAAACCTACGTTATCGTTTCGATGAGAAGGGAGATCACTCGATTACATTGTTATATAACGAGTTTGGACCTAGGATCAACGCAGTCGGTGGTCTCGGTATGCCTGACACCTACGAACGTCCAGTGGGTATGTTCGATATAACGTACGTTGCTAAATTCTTTGAGAAGCTAGACATAAAGCTTTCCGGAAAGAACTTGAACGATGCTAGGATCAAGATTGTCCAAGAGAACCCTATCATGGACTCTCTCGGCGGAACTCATACGACTACGAACGGATTTAATATCGGAAGCAACTTTGTCAGCCTGGGAAGCCATGGGTATAAAGGCCAAACGATCAATTCCTATCGCCTTGGACCAACCTTCACTTTCTCAGCAACCTATACCTTTAACTAA
- a CDS encoding energy transducer TonB, translating to MKQQVAEETTSKSKLRKFIDRYRIEFWVTTSVVLQLLVFSLWYVPTFPSNRLEKLVDEVAFVDNLVIQDPNQGAPDDGDFEETDTLKKKEDPRIAGAQDQVISGATSPIDLSPNVIPQYTKDAQAAGITGTITIEVVIADTGEVLRVRNIGKSLGFGLENAAIEAFYKKKYSPSILEGKPITVKVLVPVRFQLN from the coding sequence GTGAAGCAACAAGTCGCCGAAGAGACTACCTCCAAGAGCAAACTTAGAAAGTTTATCGATCGCTACCGCATCGAGTTCTGGGTAACTACTTCAGTCGTATTGCAACTGCTTGTCTTCTCTCTTTGGTATGTGCCGACTTTTCCTTCGAACCGTTTGGAGAAGTTGGTGGATGAGGTCGCGTTCGTGGACAACCTAGTCATCCAGGATCCGAACCAAGGAGCTCCCGATGACGGAGATTTCGAAGAGACCGATACCTTAAAGAAGAAAGAAGATCCCAGGATCGCGGGGGCACAAGACCAGGTGATTTCCGGAGCAACCTCTCCAATAGATCTTTCTCCGAATGTGATCCCTCAGTATACCAAGGATGCTCAGGCAGCCGGTATTACAGGAACGATCACTATCGAGGTAGTGATCGCAGACACTGGAGAAGTCTTACGAGTTCGTAACATCGGTAAATCACTAGGCTTCGGCCTTGAAAACGCAGCGATCGAGGCTTTTTATAAAAAGAAATACTCTCCTTCTATCTTAGAAGGAAAACCGATCACTGTCAAAGTGCTTGTCCCAGTTCGCTTCCAACTGAACTAA
- a CDS encoding ExbD/TolR family protein, whose protein sequence is MIQLKKKKELEEISASSMSDIAFLLLVFFMVTAVFFVKEGLNISLPRKDAEPTLILRENVYEVLVSGDVIKMRNTKIGTKEYSNLKEFRKELNALEIDNISEKVALVKTTGETKYANMLDALSAVQLRGFTKVSVKRLK, encoded by the coding sequence ATGATTCAATTAAAGAAAAAGAAAGAGCTCGAGGAAATTTCCGCGTCGTCCATGTCGGATATCGCGTTCCTTTTGCTCGTATTCTTCATGGTAACTGCAGTCTTCTTCGTGAAGGAAGGTTTGAACATTTCCCTCCCCAGAAAGGACGCGGAGCCGACTCTGATCCTGCGTGAGAACGTCTACGAGGTTTTGGTCTCGGGAGATGTGATCAAAATGCGCAATACCAAGATCGGCACCAAGGAATACAGCAACCTAAAGGAATTCCGCAAGGAATTAAATGCATTAGAAATTGATAATATTTCTGAGAAAGTAGCTCTAGTTAAGACCACAGGTGAAACCAAATACGCGAACATGTTGGATGCCCTTTCAGCCGTTCAACTTCGCGGATTTACGAAAGTTTCCGTTAAAAGGCTCAAGTAA
- a CDS encoding putative bifunctional diguanylate cyclase/phosphodiesterase, producing MSLSGLNFYSYLSRIRLLKSYSSKIMLVAFLGTHVPLIALLLFFVVSTAQDLETAIKILVIALVATLVGTFATLLALHKLLAPVVLTSKSLNRYLSERELPDLPVGFRDEAGSLMADTVTTVRKLDELIHYMANYDGLSGLPNRDLFLEKLTTSLSELSSKDDVLSFPVLSLEVTHLKQIRSNFGLHLGDLYLRALSQKLETLLGPETVIARTGDGEFSFFPTPSSSQVQESDSEVWAEKIHGAASSQINVADHQISSEIKIGISVFPFDGKSSDQLLWKSETALNQAKMGAIAKIQTYSSEWKERMKEKYLLEKDLRLAIPKNQLFLHYQPRVDLHSSLTVSAEALLRWNHPDLGIISPSIFIPIAEESGFISEMGEWVIYQALEDMGNWKKKGLPPTRISVNLSAKQLEDPSITKKILQTIEKNDLNMEDVELEITESSLITNMQSALEILGELHSWGIPIALDDFGTGYSSLSYLSKIPLKTLKVDQSFVRKILTDPNSLAISKTIIALGKSLGLRITAEGVETEEQLRKIKDLGCDEAQGFYYSRPVSLQDLEKFVTK from the coding sequence ATGAGTCTTTCCGGTTTAAACTTCTATTCTTACCTTAGTCGAATCCGACTCTTAAAATCCTATTCTAGCAAGATCATGCTGGTTGCATTCTTAGGGACTCACGTGCCTTTGATCGCACTTCTCCTTTTCTTTGTGGTCTCCACGGCACAAGATTTGGAAACTGCGATCAAGATCTTAGTCATCGCACTTGTCGCAACCTTAGTAGGAACCTTTGCCACCCTTCTCGCTCTTCATAAATTATTGGCACCAGTAGTGCTCACCTCCAAGTCCTTAAATCGTTATCTATCGGAAAGAGAACTTCCGGATCTTCCTGTAGGATTTAGAGATGAGGCTGGTTCTCTTATGGCGGATACAGTGACTACTGTCCGCAAACTGGATGAGCTTATCCATTATATGGCTAACTATGATGGCCTCTCCGGCTTACCGAATCGAGATCTATTCTTAGAAAAACTGACAACCTCTCTTTCTGAACTTTCCAGTAAAGACGATGTATTAAGTTTTCCTGTTCTTTCCTTGGAAGTAACTCATCTGAAACAGATCCGCTCTAATTTTGGATTGCACTTAGGAGATCTATATCTGAGAGCACTCTCCCAAAAATTGGAAACTCTTTTAGGCCCGGAAACGGTGATAGCGAGAACCGGAGACGGAGAATTCTCCTTCTTCCCCACTCCCTCATCCTCTCAAGTACAAGAATCCGATTCGGAAGTATGGGCGGAAAAAATCCATGGAGCAGCTTCTTCTCAAATCAACGTGGCCGACCATCAAATCTCTTCGGAGATCAAGATAGGGATCTCTGTTTTTCCCTTCGATGGTAAATCCTCTGATCAGCTTCTTTGGAAATCGGAAACTGCATTGAACCAAGCCAAGATGGGAGCCATCGCCAAGATCCAAACATATTCTTCCGAATGGAAAGAAAGAATGAAGGAAAAGTATCTTTTGGAGAAGGACCTAAGACTCGCTATCCCCAAAAATCAACTCTTTCTGCATTACCAGCCCAGAGTGGATCTTCATTCGAGTCTTACTGTTTCTGCGGAGGCACTTCTACGCTGGAATCATCCTGATCTAGGGATTATTTCCCCGAGTATCTTTATTCCGATCGCAGAAGAAAGCGGTTTTATCAGTGAAATGGGCGAATGGGTCATCTACCAAGCCTTAGAAGACATGGGAAATTGGAAGAAAAAGGGACTTCCTCCCACCCGAATCTCCGTGAATCTCTCTGCAAAACAGCTAGAAGATCCAAGCATTACTAAGAAAATCCTGCAAACCATAGAAAAGAATGACTTAAACATGGAGGACGTGGAACTGGAGATCACCGAATCCAGTCTGATCACAAATATGCAGTCTGCATTGGAGATCCTAGGAGAATTGCATTCTTGGGGAATTCCGATCGCTTTGGACGATTTCGGAACGGGTTACTCCAGCCTCTCTTATTTAAGTAAAATTCCTTTGAAAACGCTGAAAGTGGACCAATCCTTTGTTAGGAAGATCCTCACGGATCCGAACTCTCTCGCAATCTCTAAGACGATCATTGCCTTGGGGAAAAGCTTAGGGCTCAGGATCACTGCAGAAGGCGTGGAAACGGAAGAGCAATTACGGAAGATCAAGGATCTTGGCTGCGACGAGGCCCAAGGTTTCTATTATAGTCGTCCTGTTTCCCTGCAGGACTTGGAAAAATTCGTAACTAAATAA
- a CDS encoding alkane 1-monooxygenase codes for MSVWKRVSFLVAFLIPILAVVGYYLGGGYNFLTLAVVFGILPVLDLVLGPDASNPDESEVPTLQKEFYFRFLTYAWAWVQFSLVLWALWEVQTHSLSGLEWFGFVLAIGVNTGGIGITVAHELGHKNTKIEQWYSKFILMTVCYMHFFIEHNRGHHVNVSTHEDPATSRKGESFFAFYPRTVFGSLTSAWDLEKKRLSKIGKSAWTLENEMITSAIIPLLFISSVTGIFYALTGRFTWEVPAFFFIQSWIAFSLLELVNYIEHYGLARKEIAPGKFEKVLPIHSWNQNFTLSNAFLFQLQRHSDHHANAGRRYQSLRHFEESPQLPYGYEVMILLALVPPLWFKVMDKKLETWKSENSGQILGKNAVKKRVMA; via the coding sequence ATGAGTGTTTGGAAGAGAGTTTCGTTCCTGGTTGCCTTTTTGATCCCGATCTTGGCCGTTGTGGGCTATTACTTAGGGGGTGGGTATAATTTCTTAACACTGGCGGTTGTTTTTGGAATATTGCCAGTCTTGGACCTAGTGCTTGGACCGGATGCGAGTAATCCGGATGAGTCGGAAGTTCCTACGCTTCAAAAGGAATTCTATTTTAGATTTCTCACGTATGCATGGGCCTGGGTCCAATTTTCCCTCGTTCTTTGGGCACTTTGGGAAGTGCAGACCCATTCCTTATCCGGACTGGAGTGGTTTGGGTTCGTGCTTGCGATCGGAGTGAATACTGGAGGCATCGGCATCACGGTCGCTCACGAATTGGGCCATAAGAATACTAAGATAGAGCAATGGTATTCAAAGTTCATTCTCATGACCGTTTGCTATATGCATTTCTTTATCGAGCACAATCGCGGACACCATGTAAACGTTTCTACTCATGAGGATCCGGCGACTAGTCGCAAGGGTGAATCCTTCTTTGCATTTTATCCTCGTACGGTTTTTGGAAGTTTGACTAGCGCATGGGATCTAGAGAAGAAAAGGCTTTCTAAAATCGGAAAGTCAGCTTGGACTTTGGAGAATGAGATGATCACTTCTGCGATCATTCCTCTTCTTTTTATATCATCAGTTACCGGTATTTTTTACGCTTTAACCGGAAGGTTTACCTGGGAAGTGCCGGCCTTCTTCTTTATCCAAAGTTGGATCGCATTTTCCTTATTAGAATTAGTGAATTATATTGAGCATTATGGTCTCGCTCGTAAAGAGATCGCTCCAGGAAAATTCGAGAAGGTTTTGCCGATCCATTCTTGGAACCAGAACTTTACTCTCTCGAATGCGTTCTTGTTCCAACTGCAGAGACATTCCGATCATCATGCGAATGCAGGAAGAAGATACCAGTCGCTTCGACATTTCGAAGAGAGTCCACAATTGCCGTATGGATACGAAGTAATGATCCTATTGGCGCTAGTTCCACCACTTTGGTTTAAAGTGATGGATAAGAAATTGGAAACTTGGAAGTCGGAGAACTCGGGCCAAATCCTCGGAAAAAACGCTGTGAAGAAAAGAGTAATGGCTTAA
- a CDS encoding ExbD/TolR family protein produces MALKKKKAPPKIPVSSMADIAFLLLVFFMVTSVLDTDPDIPIALPDVPGGEQLNKKIANLYLSADAEKSVFYNQVKMPINEAINNIRAKLTTTPDLKVLVHADKELPYADLDAVFELLKEAGALKVSLVTKTTQGGGLK; encoded by the coding sequence ATGGCTCTGAAAAAAAAGAAAGCACCGCCTAAAATCCCGGTGAGTTCAATGGCGGACATCGCATTCCTTCTCTTGGTATTCTTCATGGTTACCTCGGTATTGGATACCGATCCCGATATCCCGATCGCTCTTCCGGACGTTCCGGGCGGCGAGCAGTTGAACAAGAAGATCGCAAACCTTTACCTGAGTGCCGACGCTGAAAAAAGCGTTTTCTATAACCAGGTGAAAATGCCGATCAACGAAGCGATCAATAATATTCGTGCAAAGCTCACCACTACTCCGGATCTAAAAGTATTGGTACATGCGGATAAGGAACTTCCTTATGCGGATCTAGACGCTGTCTTTGAACTTCTAAAAGAAGCGGGAGCCCTGAAGGTCTCTCTCGTGACTAAGACTACTCAGGGAGGTGGCTTAAAGTGA
- a CDS encoding spinster family MFS transporter, whose product MESSAKQSKHAWRILILLFLANLLNFFDRTIPAIIVEPIRHEWDLSDLQLGFVGSAFTIIYAIAGLPLGRLADIGSRKRIIAWGLTVWSAFTALNGYAWNYFSFILVRMGVGIGEASYAPAANSLIGDLFPAHRRARAVGIFMLGLPLGLVLAFFTIGALVKAFGSWRAPFFIASIPGILLAVFFFFIHEPERGAAEAVSVSTEKVDRPIRRVLSIRTMWWIILSGLTFNFAAYAVNSFLVSLLQRFYHFTLVKAAMTTGFIVGITGLVGLTAGGWIADKIHQRSEKGRLFFGAVNLFASSILVWLALMQSEEFVLAFSLLFGLGWLVSYNYYTCVYPAIQDIIVPRLRATAMALYFAVMYLLGGAMGPAVVGWLSDYLTRSAMMKAGATEISEQFRAIGLHDSLYLIPVTVFMTSIFVFLASKTFSSDANQMKQDMTSSGR is encoded by the coding sequence ATGGAATCTTCTGCAAAACAATCCAAGCATGCTTGGAGAATATTGATCCTTCTCTTTTTGGCGAATCTATTAAACTTTTTTGATAGAACCATTCCTGCAATTATAGTGGAACCGATCCGTCACGAATGGGATCTTTCCGATCTGCAATTAGGCTTTGTAGGATCCGCGTTTACGATCATTTACGCGATTGCAGGCCTTCCCTTAGGTCGCTTAGCGGATATAGGCTCCAGAAAAAGGATCATAGCTTGGGGCTTGACTGTCTGGAGCGCGTTCACCGCGTTGAACGGATATGCTTGGAATTACTTCTCTTTTATCTTGGTGAGAATGGGCGTTGGAATCGGAGAAGCAAGTTATGCTCCTGCAGCCAATTCATTGATCGGAGATCTATTTCCAGCACATAGGAGAGCAAGAGCGGTAGGGATCTTTATGTTAGGCCTTCCTCTCGGCTTGGTTCTCGCATTCTTTACGATAGGCGCTCTTGTAAAGGCTTTCGGAAGTTGGAGAGCCCCCTTCTTCATCGCATCCATTCCAGGAATTCTTCTCGCCGTTTTCTTCTTCTTTATCCATGAACCGGAAAGAGGCGCTGCAGAGGCAGTTTCAGTCTCCACAGAAAAAGTGGACCGACCGATTCGACGAGTACTAAGCATTCGGACCATGTGGTGGATCATTCTATCCGGCCTGACCTTTAACTTTGCAGCTTATGCGGTAAATAGCTTCTTAGTTTCCTTATTACAAAGATTCTATCATTTCACTTTAGTAAAAGCGGCAATGACTACAGGATTCATTGTGGGGATCACAGGACTCGTCGGTCTCACCGCAGGAGGATGGATCGCGGATAAGATCCACCAGAGATCTGAAAAAGGCAGGCTATTTTTCGGAGCAGTGAATCTGTTTGCTTCTTCCATTCTAGTTTGGCTTGCCTTGATGCAATCGGAAGAATTCGTCCTCGCCTTCTCCCTTCTATTCGGCTTGGGATGGCTCGTATCCTACAATTATTACACCTGTGTCTATCCTGCGATCCAAGATATCATCGTACCAAGATTGAGAGCGACCGCCATGGCTTTATATTTCGCTGTGATGTATCTATTAGGCGGTGCAATGGGTCCAGCAGTAGTTGGTTGGCTATCGGACTACCTCACCCGATCCGCCATGATGAAAGCGGGTGCTACCGAAATATCGGAGCAATTCAGGGCGATCGGCTTACATGATTCCCTCTATTTGATCCCTGTCACAGTTTTCATGACCTCAATTTTCGTTTTCCTGGCCTCTAAAACCTTCTCTTCGGACGCCAACCAAATGAAACAAGATATGACATCCAGCGGGAGATAG